The following coding sequences lie in one Deltaproteobacteria bacterium genomic window:
- a CDS encoding AgmX/PglI C-terminal domain-containing protein: protein MRASPPTLAARRGRARRRWTTGLASLGCAVTLLVACRRVSSTLSPDAAPAATHPAAAADAAAAPAATSPCTIVELAGDGRDRERIDETLASQGDGLRECYAQLYARRPAAAGVARIQFAIDPSGLAGAALMQTSSVGDVTFSYCLAEALTTIAFADIETGHAMSQTVVTCDFAVPAARDG from the coding sequence GTGCGCGCTTCGCCCCCGACGCTCGCCGCTCGTCGCGGCCGTGCCCGCCGTCGGTGGACGACCGGGCTCGCGTCGCTCGGCTGCGCCGTGACGCTGTTGGTCGCGTGCCGCCGCGTGTCGTCGACGTTGTCCCCGGACGCAGCGCCAGCGGCGACGCATCCGGCCGCAGCGGCCGACGCCGCCGCGGCACCGGCCGCGACGTCGCCGTGCACGATCGTCGAGCTCGCCGGCGACGGCCGCGATCGCGAGCGCATCGACGAAACCCTCGCATCGCAGGGGGATGGTTTGCGCGAGTGCTACGCCCAGCTGTACGCGCGGCGCCCTGCCGCCGCCGGCGTCGCGAGGATCCAGTTCGCCATCGATCCGAGTGGCCTCGCAGGTGCGGCGCTGATGCAGACCTCGAGCGTCGGCGACGTGACCTTCAGCTACTGCCTCGCGGAGGCGCTGACGACGATCGCGTTCGCCGACATCGAGACCGGACACGCGATGTCGCAGACGGTCGTGACCTGCGACTTCGCAGTGCCGGCGGCTCGCGACGGGTGA
- a CDS encoding NAD(P)/FAD-dependent oxidoreductase yields MTTQDHRHSILVIGGGTGGLSVAARLCAQPNAPAVTVLEPSGTHDYQPLWTLVGAGVFDRSVTRRAEADYIPRGATWIRDAAVDIDPVAHTVTTRGGLTLHYEQLVMAPGIQLDWQKIEGLEGHLGKDGICSNYSWDSVDSTWKFLERFEGGNAVFTFPSTPIKCAGAPQKIMYLADEHLRRRGVRQRSRIIYASAAAGIFGVKKYAAALNEVVERKAIETRFRHDLVAVRPSQREAVFRHLDTGDEHVIAYDLLHVVPPQSAPDFVKRSPLANAAGWVDVDKYTLQHTRYPDVFALGDASSLPTSRTGAAIRKQAPVLVENLMAYRQGRPLTASYDGYASCPLVTGYGKLILAEFDYDGTPCESFPFDQAQERYSMWALKAYGLPELYWNGMLRGRA; encoded by the coding sequence ATGACGACGCAGGACCATCGGCACTCCATTCTCGTGATCGGCGGCGGCACCGGCGGGCTCTCGGTCGCCGCCCGCCTGTGCGCGCAGCCCAACGCCCCCGCGGTCACGGTGCTCGAGCCGTCCGGCACCCACGACTACCAGCCGCTGTGGACACTGGTCGGCGCGGGCGTGTTCGATCGCAGCGTCACCAGGCGCGCCGAAGCCGACTACATCCCGCGCGGCGCAACGTGGATCCGCGACGCCGCGGTCGACATCGATCCGGTCGCGCACACGGTGACCACCCGCGGCGGGCTCACGCTGCACTACGAGCAGCTGGTGATGGCGCCGGGCATCCAGCTCGACTGGCAGAAGATCGAGGGGCTCGAGGGCCACCTCGGCAAGGACGGCATCTGCAGCAACTACAGCTGGGACTCCGTCGACAGCACGTGGAAATTCCTCGAGCGCTTCGAGGGTGGCAACGCAGTGTTCACCTTCCCGTCGACACCGATCAAGTGCGCCGGCGCCCCGCAGAAGATCATGTACCTCGCCGACGAGCACCTGCGACGGCGGGGCGTGCGGCAGCGCTCGCGCATCATCTATGCATCGGCGGCGGCAGGGATCTTCGGCGTGAAGAAGTACGCCGCTGCGCTGAACGAGGTCGTCGAGCGCAAGGCGATCGAGACCCGCTTCCGGCATGATCTCGTGGCGGTGCGCCCGAGCCAGCGCGAGGCGGTCTTCCGGCACCTCGACACCGGTGACGAGCACGTGATCGCCTACGACCTGCTGCACGTGGTGCCGCCCCAGAGCGCGCCAGACTTCGTCAAGCGCAGCCCGCTGGCGAACGCCGCGGGCTGGGTCGACGTCGACAAGTACACGCTGCAGCACACGCGGTACCCGGACGTGTTCGCGCTCGGCGACGCCAGCAGCCTGCCGACCTCGCGCACCGGCGCGGCGATTCGCAAGCAGGCCCCGGTGCTGGTCGAGAACCTCATGGCATACCGGCAGGGTCGTCCACTCACCGCCAGCTACGACGGCTACGCGTCGTGTCCACTGGTGACCGGCTACGGCAAGCTCATCCTCGCGGAGTTCGACTACGACGGCACGCCGTGCGAGAGCTTCCCGTTCGATCAGGCCCAGGAGCGCTACAGCATGTGGGCGCTCAAGGCCTACGGCCTGCCCGAGCTGTACTGGAACGGCATGCTCCGCGGCCGCGCGTGA
- a CDS encoding DUF1641 domain-containing protein: MDAATASIAPHGSKPPASPTSPILEALSRIEARLDRLEDAAQQSRRAIGGTLAGLTDTLDHAAETARARGIDLDERVRLSLAVLERATQPATLQALERVLAWAPTAPGTLAMLVDSLDGAIGRLAARGVEPDRALGNLMAALELLTSDAVLELLRTTMERAPALHALVASRMLDPDVIAVLARSGEALRTAATEPGEGVGAFGMLRALGDPDMRSATGFLLRFARAFGRSQDRPTAAAIPERATAAQKDERP; the protein is encoded by the coding sequence ATGGACGCAGCAACCGCATCGATCGCTCCCCATGGCAGCAAGCCGCCGGCAAGCCCGACGTCGCCGATCCTCGAGGCGCTGTCACGCATCGAGGCGCGGCTCGATCGCCTCGAAGACGCGGCGCAGCAGAGCCGCCGTGCGATCGGCGGGACCCTGGCCGGCCTCACCGACACGCTCGACCACGCGGCCGAGACGGCGCGCGCCCGGGGCATCGACCTCGACGAACGCGTGAGGCTGTCGCTCGCCGTGCTCGAGCGTGCGACCCAGCCCGCGACGCTGCAGGCGCTCGAGCGCGTGCTCGCGTGGGCCCCGACGGCGCCAGGCACGCTCGCGATGCTCGTCGACAGTCTCGACGGTGCGATCGGGCGGCTCGCGGCGCGGGGTGTCGAGCCCGATCGCGCGCTCGGCAACCTGATGGCCGCGCTCGAGCTGCTCACCTCCGACGCCGTGCTCGAGCTACTGCGCACCACGATGGAGCGCGCGCCGGCGCTCCACGCCCTCGTCGCCTCGCGCATGCTCGACCCCGACGTCATCGCCGTGCTCGCGCGCAGCGGCGAGGCCCTGCGCACGGCGGCCACCGAGCCCGGCGAGGGCGTCGGTGCGTTCGGCATGCTACGTGCGCTCGGCGACCCCGACATGCGCAGTGCCACCGGCTTCCTGCTTCGCTTCGCCCGAGCTTTCGGGCGCAGCCAAGACCGCCCCACCGCGGCAGCGATCCCCGAGCGCGCCACGGCGGCGCAGAAGGACGAGCGACCATGA
- a CDS encoding cysteine--tRNA ligase, protein MALQVFNTRTRRLEPFVPADPHVVRIYTCGLTVYSAMHIGHARTYCFWDVFRRYLEYRGYHVLSVINYTDIDDRIMARAGADGTPGGWLDVAESVIATFRRDCRSLRIKDYAAYTRATDFVDAQIEMIARLIERGHAYVVDGEVFYDVQSFPRYGELSGNTIDGQQVGASGRVGEDFERKRHPADFTLWKPSTAEQPRWETGHAAWPQGRPGWHIECSAMSTAMLGAHFDVHGGAVDNLFPHHENEVAQSEPLCGHPWVSYWMHPEHLDLRGVKMSKSLGNVVGIPQLLEGHGYDEIRWFFASTHYRTKLAFTPDLVLASAEGFKKITRALQFMAQRLRAVDADARRVPVAGRYASLRGAEHGVPRERETFEYGHFGAASRSFMDRFVAAMDADMGCPQATAAMFDYVSALFAGGLETTEDLPSLMAAYRCLARHLYVLGIEAVDDELYPELAAECMPDGRRAGDEQVAGFRAAIDRMLELRAGARRSKDFARADLIRDLLKRAGIAVEDTPNGARWELTPGE, encoded by the coding sequence GTGGCCCTGCAAGTCTTCAACACTCGCACCCGTCGTCTCGAACCGTTCGTGCCCGCGGACCCCCACGTGGTGCGCATCTATACGTGCGGACTGACGGTGTATTCCGCGATGCACATCGGCCATGCGCGGACCTATTGCTTCTGGGACGTCTTCCGCCGCTACCTCGAGTACCGCGGCTACCACGTGCTCAGTGTCATCAACTACACCGACATCGACGATCGCATCATGGCGCGCGCCGGCGCCGACGGCACGCCGGGTGGATGGCTCGACGTCGCCGAGTCCGTGATCGCGACCTTCCGCCGCGACTGTCGCTCGCTGCGCATCAAGGACTATGCCGCGTACACCCGCGCAACCGACTTCGTCGACGCACAGATCGAGATGATCGCGCGGCTCATCGAGCGCGGCCACGCGTACGTCGTCGACGGCGAGGTCTTCTACGACGTGCAGAGCTTCCCGCGCTACGGCGAGCTGTCGGGCAACACCATCGATGGACAACAGGTCGGCGCCAGCGGCCGCGTGGGCGAGGACTTCGAGCGCAAGCGTCACCCCGCCGACTTCACGCTGTGGAAGCCCAGCACCGCCGAACAGCCGCGCTGGGAGACCGGGCATGCCGCGTGGCCGCAGGGCCGACCGGGTTGGCACATCGAGTGCTCGGCGATGAGCACTGCGATGCTGGGCGCGCACTTCGATGTGCACGGTGGCGCGGTCGACAACCTCTTCCCGCACCACGAGAACGAGGTCGCACAGTCCGAGCCGCTGTGCGGGCACCCGTGGGTCAGCTACTGGATGCACCCAGAGCACCTCGATCTGCGCGGCGTGAAGATGTCGAAGTCGCTCGGCAACGTGGTCGGCATCCCGCAGCTGCTCGAGGGCCACGGCTACGACGAGATCCGGTGGTTCTTCGCGAGCACGCACTATCGCACCAAGCTCGCGTTCACCCCCGACCTCGTGCTCGCGAGCGCCGAGGGCTTCAAGAAGATCACCCGCGCGCTGCAGTTCATGGCGCAGCGTCTGCGCGCGGTGGATGCGGACGCGCGGCGCGTGCCGGTGGCTGGGCGCTACGCCAGCTTGCGCGGGGCCGAGCACGGCGTCCCGCGGGAGCGCGAGACCTTCGAGTACGGCCACTTCGGTGCGGCTTCGCGCAGCTTCATGGATCGCTTCGTCGCAGCCATGGACGCCGACATGGGCTGCCCGCAGGCCACGGCCGCGATGTTCGACTACGTCTCGGCGTTGTTCGCCGGTGGCCTCGAAACCACCGAGGACCTGCCCAGCCTGATGGCCGCCTACCGGTGCCTCGCGCGGCACCTGTACGTGCTCGGGATCGAGGCCGTCGACGACGAGCTCTACCCCGAGCTGGCGGCGGAGTGCATGCCCGACGGGCGCAGGGCGGGTGACGAGCAGGTCGCTGGTTTCCGCGCGGCGATCGATCGCATGCTGGAGCTCCGCGCAGGAGCGCGCCGCAGCAAGGACTTCGCGCGCGCCGATCTCATCCGTGACCTGCTGAAGCGCGCAGGAATCGCCGTGGAAGACACGCCCAACGGTGCCCGGTGGGAGCTGACGCCGGGCGAATGA
- the msrA gene encoding peptide-methionine (S)-S-oxide reductase MsrA — MPLADPRKLRIPTASEALAGRAEALVVSPVHFVSGARTVPPFEAGHALAMFGMGCFWGAERKFWQTAGVVTTMVGYAGGVTPNPTYQEVCSGGTGHTEIVRVVFDPTAVGYDQLLRVFWENHDPTQGMRQGNDIGTQYRSAIYCYDADQRTAAEQSARAYGERLRAAGHGDITTEIREAPTFYYAEDYHQQYLGKNPGGYCGLGGTGVSCPIGLRT, encoded by the coding sequence ATGCCGCTCGCCGACCCCCGCAAGCTCCGCATCCCCACCGCGTCCGAGGCCCTCGCCGGCCGCGCCGAGGCGCTGGTGGTGTCGCCGGTCCACTTCGTCAGCGGTGCCCGCACGGTGCCGCCCTTCGAAGCCGGCCACGCGCTGGCGATGTTCGGCATGGGTTGCTTCTGGGGCGCCGAGCGCAAGTTCTGGCAGACCGCGGGCGTGGTCACGACGATGGTCGGCTACGCCGGCGGCGTGACGCCGAACCCGACCTATCAAGAGGTCTGCAGCGGCGGCACCGGCCACACCGAGATCGTGCGCGTGGTCTTCGACCCCACCGCGGTCGGCTACGACCAGCTGCTGCGGGTGTTCTGGGAGAACCACGACCCCACCCAGGGCATGCGGCAGGGCAACGACATCGGCACCCAGTACCGCTCGGCGATCTACTGCTACGACGCCGATCAACGCACCGCCGCCGAGCAGTCGGCGCGCGCCTACGGCGAGCGACTGCGCGCGGCCGGTCACGGCGACATCACCACCGAGATCCGCGAGGCGCCGACCTTCTACTACGCCGAGGACTACCACCAGCAGTACCTCGGCAAGAATCCCGGCGGCTATTGCGGGCTCGGGGGCACCGGCGTCAGCTGCCCGATCGGGCTTCGCACCTGA
- a CDS encoding helicase yields MTDGITALLGPTNTGKTHRAVERMLEHRTGMMGLPLRLLAREVYDRVTARIGEQAVALVTGEEKRVPARPRYWICTVESMPVMRDVDFVAVDEVQLATHPQRGHTFTDRLLHTRGVRETWFMGAAAMGPIVEELLPTARIQDNPRFSRLSYVGTLSIGALPPRTAVVAFSVADVYDLAERLRQRHGGTAVVTGSLSPRTRNAQVAMYQAGEVDYMVATDAIGMGLNLEIDRVVFAALHKYDGSEVRPLDLAELGQIAGRAGRYTADGGFGTLRPLPGLEPRVVAAVEHHAFDKIRQLVWRNSDLDFASIDALIASLRRRSGQRMLRLVERADDFEALLQLVRNDEIRARARTPEAVELLWDVCRIPDYRKLLLESHVQLLAAIYLQLTGASERIEPDWIGQRLRTLDSVDGDIDVLTHRISFIRTWTYVAHHERWLADAAGWQARTRELEDRCSDALHQRLAERFVARHQEGHVRVERPRRPLPGQPEQARADEDHPFARLRALQVPAGPSSSTAARGEWFDAVIEAPHDELGLDAAGHIVHEGRVLAELVRGAGLLHPELRLLELGVGAGVRARLLRRLQAWTKDATSELLAPLEAVATDDATVPWSPSARGLLYQLEQGLGTLDARPLRAQLERLRGHDRERLAAAGVQLGAEVVHVPSMARPALLRLRAALWHAQHGPRVRASVPDAHAVSLACDDVIDIAYYPHVGYLVRGPRAIRADVLQRVYDELVALPSAGPLPADLGARLGTRKRELPAVLRALGWRVQGEQLIRVRDDARAS; encoded by the coding sequence GTGACCGACGGCATCACCGCCCTGCTCGGGCCGACCAACACCGGCAAGACCCACCGCGCGGTCGAGCGCATGCTCGAGCATCGCACCGGCATGATGGGGCTGCCGCTGCGCCTGCTGGCGCGCGAGGTCTACGACCGCGTGACGGCCCGCATCGGCGAGCAGGCGGTTGCGCTCGTGACCGGTGAAGAGAAGCGCGTGCCCGCGCGACCGCGGTACTGGATCTGCACCGTCGAGTCGATGCCGGTGATGCGCGATGTGGACTTCGTCGCGGTCGACGAGGTGCAGCTCGCGACGCACCCGCAGCGAGGACACACCTTCACCGATCGTCTGCTGCACACCCGCGGGGTCCGCGAGACGTGGTTCATGGGCGCGGCCGCGATGGGTCCGATTGTCGAAGAGCTGCTGCCGACGGCGCGCATCCAGGACAACCCGCGCTTCTCCCGGCTGTCGTATGTCGGCACCCTGTCGATCGGCGCACTGCCACCGCGCACTGCGGTGGTCGCGTTCTCGGTCGCCGACGTCTACGACCTCGCCGAGCGCCTGCGACAGCGACACGGCGGCACCGCGGTGGTGACGGGCTCGCTGTCGCCGCGCACGCGCAACGCCCAGGTCGCGATGTACCAGGCGGGCGAGGTCGACTACATGGTCGCGACCGACGCGATCGGCATGGGCCTGAACCTCGAGATCGATCGCGTGGTGTTCGCGGCGCTGCACAAGTACGACGGCAGCGAGGTGCGGCCGCTCGACCTCGCCGAGCTGGGCCAGATCGCGGGTCGGGCGGGTCGCTACACCGCTGACGGTGGCTTCGGCACGCTGCGACCGCTGCCGGGGCTCGAGCCGCGGGTCGTGGCCGCGGTCGAACACCACGCCTTCGACAAGATCCGCCAGCTGGTGTGGCGCAACAGCGACCTCGACTTCGCGTCGATCGACGCCTTGATTGCGAGCCTCCGCCGCCGCTCGGGGCAGCGCATGCTGCGGCTGGTCGAGCGCGCCGACGACTTCGAAGCGCTGCTGCAGCTGGTTCGCAACGATGAGATCCGGGCCCGCGCGCGCACGCCCGAGGCGGTCGAGCTGCTGTGGGACGTGTGCCGCATCCCCGACTACCGCAAGCTCCTGCTCGAGAGCCACGTCCAGCTGCTCGCGGCGATCTACCTGCAGCTCACCGGTGCGAGCGAGCGCATCGAGCCCGACTGGATCGGTCAGCGCCTGCGGACGCTCGACTCGGTCGACGGCGACATCGATGTCCTCACCCATCGCATCTCGTTCATTCGCACGTGGACGTACGTGGCGCATCACGAGCGCTGGCTCGCCGACGCCGCCGGCTGGCAGGCACGCACCCGCGAGCTCGAGGACCGCTGCAGCGACGCGCTGCACCAACGGCTTGCCGAGCGCTTCGTCGCACGCCACCAGGAGGGGCACGTGCGGGTCGAGCGTCCGCGTCGCCCGCTGCCGGGCCAGCCGGAGCAGGCCCGCGCCGACGAGGATCATCCCTTCGCACGCCTGCGCGCGCTGCAGGTACCTGCGGGGCCGTCGTCGTCCACCGCCGCGCGCGGCGAGTGGTTCGATGCGGTCATCGAGGCCCCGCACGACGAGCTCGGCCTCGACGCAGCCGGGCACATCGTGCACGAGGGACGGGTGCTGGCCGAGCTCGTGCGCGGTGCGGGCCTGCTGCACCCCGAGCTGCGCTTGCTCGAACTCGGCGTCGGCGCGGGCGTGCGTGCGCGCCTGTTGCGACGGCTGCAGGCGTGGACGAAGGACGCGACCAGCGAGCTGCTCGCCCCGCTCGAGGCGGTCGCAACCGACGACGCCACGGTACCGTGGAGCCCGAGCGCGCGCGGTCTGCTGTACCAGCTCGAGCAGGGGCTCGGGACCCTCGACGCTCGCCCGCTGCGGGCCCAGCTCGAGCGGCTCCGGGGGCACGACCGCGAGCGGCTCGCGGCCGCGGGCGTGCAGCTGGGCGCCGAGGTCGTGCACGTGCCGTCGATGGCACGGCCGGCGCTGTTGCGACTGCGCGCCGCCCTGTGGCACGCGCAACACGGCCCGCGCGTGCGGGCGTCGGTGCCGGATGCCCACGCGGTGTCACTGGCGTGCGACGACGTCATCGACATCGCGTACTACCCCCACGTCGGCTACCTCGTGCGGGGGCCGCGGGCGATTCGCGCCGACGTGCTGCAGCGCGTCTACGACGAGCTGGTCGCGTTGCCCAGCGCAGGGCCGCTGCCGGCGGACCTCGGCGCACGCCTCGGCACGCGCAAGCGCGAGCTGCCGGCGGTGTTGCGCGCGCTCGGCTGGCGCGTACAGGGTGAGCAGCTGATCCGTGTTCGCGACGACGCCCGTGCGTCGTAA
- a CDS encoding TIGR00730 family Rossman fold protein: protein MTTITVFCGSNPGTRPEYREAATALGTAIASRGATLCYGGSSVGLMGAVADAALAAGGRVIGIIPTALVAKEVEHRGLTELRVVDSMHTRKREMAAHADAFIALPGGAGTLEELFEVWTWAQLGHHDKPCALLDVAGYYAALTSFLDHMRGEGFIRAEHRAMLLVDTDAHALLDRVAAYVPPRVTKWIGRGET from the coding sequence ATGACGACGATCACGGTGTTCTGCGGTTCGAATCCCGGTACGCGACCGGAGTATCGCGAGGCCGCGACCGCGCTCGGCACTGCGATCGCGTCGCGCGGCGCGACGCTCTGCTACGGCGGGTCGTCGGTCGGCTTGATGGGTGCCGTCGCCGACGCTGCACTCGCAGCGGGCGGCCGCGTGATCGGCATCATCCCGACGGCGTTGGTCGCGAAGGAGGTCGAGCATCGCGGGCTCACCGAGCTGCGCGTGGTCGATTCGATGCACACGCGCAAGCGCGAGATGGCGGCGCACGCCGACGCCTTCATCGCGCTGCCCGGGGGTGCGGGCACGCTCGAAGAACTCTTCGAGGTATGGACGTGGGCGCAGCTCGGGCATCACGACAAACCCTGCGCGCTGCTCGACGTCGCCGGCTACTACGCGGCGCTCACGAGCTTCCTCGATCACATGCGTGGTGAGGGCTTCATCCGCGCCGAGCACCGCGCCATGCTGCTGGTCGATACCGACGCCCACGCGCTGCTCGACCGCGTCGCCGCCTACGTGCCCCCGCGCGTCACGAAGTGGATCGGCCGCGGCGAGACCTGA
- a CDS encoding peptidyl-prolyl cis-trans isomerase — MSDTVRASHILLMYKGSMRSTASRSKDDAAAQIASIQQQLQGGADFGELARAHSDCPSKARGGDLGSFGRGQMVGEFETAAFGLPVGGTSGVVETPFGYHLITRTG, encoded by the coding sequence ATGTCCGACACGGTCCGTGCCAGCCACATTCTGCTCATGTACAAGGGCTCGATGCGCTCCACCGCCTCGCGCTCGAAGGACGACGCCGCGGCGCAGATTGCCTCGATCCAGCAGCAGCTGCAGGGTGGAGCCGACTTCGGCGAGCTCGCGCGCGCCCACTCCGACTGTCCGTCGAAGGCGCGCGGCGGCGACCTCGGCAGCTTCGGTCGCGGGCAGATGGTCGGCGAGTTCGAGACCGCCGCGTTCGGCCTGCCGGTCGGTGGTACCAGCGGGGTCGTCGAGACGCCGTTCGGCTACCACCTCATCACGCGCACCGGTTGA
- a CDS encoding sigma 54-dependent Fis family transcriptional regulator — protein sequence MASPVQHTIQIHAGQELTALRRQRLRVEVVRGPDRKRQGDFDGDRIVVGTHEGCDLVLEDPTVSRHHVEIALVPEGYRIRDLDSKNGTYLDGLRVFDVIVDGGANIRIGETILKTTPLRDTVDLALSPATRMGPLIGRSAAMRRIFALVGKVAPTDTTVLLHGESGTGKEVTARAIHEHSRRADGPFVVVDCAALPPTLIESELYGHERGAFTGADRSRSGAFEAASGGTLFLDEIGELPLDLQTRLLGVIERRQVQPLGSSRARSIDVRLVAATNRDLRREVNRGSFRADLYFRIAVVTLVLPALRERPEDIPLYVESFLAEHAAAGYPLQIDAQTMGELASRPWPGNVRELRNALERAAALGVVDRDDAPGFTPVHGDAPEDPPARASAHVEADPAVPFKTAKGLLIDRFERAYVEALMKAHGGNITQAARSAEIDRVYLLRLLDKFDMRATKRT from the coding sequence GCGATCGCATCGTGGTCGGCACCCACGAGGGCTGCGACCTCGTGCTCGAAGACCCGACGGTCTCGCGCCACCACGTCGAGATCGCGCTGGTGCCCGAGGGTTACCGCATCCGCGACCTCGACTCGAAGAACGGCACCTACCTCGACGGCCTGCGGGTGTTCGACGTCATCGTCGACGGCGGCGCCAACATCCGCATCGGCGAGACCATCCTCAAGACCACGCCACTGCGGGACACCGTCGACCTGGCGCTGTCGCCCGCGACCCGCATGGGCCCGCTCATCGGCCGCAGCGCCGCGATGCGACGCATCTTCGCGTTGGTCGGCAAGGTCGCACCGACCGACACCACCGTGCTGCTCCACGGCGAGTCGGGCACCGGCAAGGAGGTCACCGCCCGGGCCATCCACGAGCACAGTCGGCGCGCCGACGGGCCGTTCGTGGTGGTCGACTGCGCCGCGCTGCCGCCCACGCTGATCGAGAGCGAGCTGTACGGGCACGAGCGCGGGGCCTTCACCGGTGCCGATCGCTCGCGCTCGGGCGCGTTCGAGGCCGCGAGCGGCGGCACCCTGTTCCTCGACGAGATCGGCGAGCTCCCGCTCGATCTTCAGACGCGGCTGCTCGGCGTGATCGAGCGCCGCCAGGTGCAACCGCTGGGTAGCTCGCGCGCGCGCAGCATCGACGTGCGGCTGGTCGCCGCGACCAATCGCGACCTGCGACGCGAGGTCAACCGCGGCAGCTTCCGCGCTGACCTCTACTTCCGCATCGCGGTCGTCACGCTGGTGCTGCCGGCGCTGCGCGAGCGCCCCGAGGACATCCCGCTGTACGTGGAATCGTTCCTCGCCGAGCATGCCGCCGCCGGCTACCCGCTGCAGATCGATGCCCAGACCATGGGCGAGCTCGCCTCGCGCCCCTGGCCGGGCAACGTCCGCGAGCTCCGCAACGCGCTCGAGCGCGCGGCCGCGCTGGGCGTGGTCGATCGCGACGACGCACCGGGGTTCACGCCCGTGCACGGCGATGCGCCCGAGGATCCACCGGCGCGCGCGAGCGCCCATGTCGAGGCCGACCCCGCGGTGCCGTTCAAGACCGCCAAGGGCCTGCTCATCGATCGCTTCGAGCGCGCCTACGTCGAGGCCCTGATGAAGGCCCACGGCGGCAACATCACGCAGGCAGCTCGATCGGCCGAGATCGACCGCGTGTATCTGCTGCGCCTGCTCGACAAGTTCGACATGCGCGCGACCAAGCGCACCTGA
- a CDS encoding TetR/AcrR family transcriptional regulator, with product MRLPAKAGLHDEIIRVSIEIGGESGEDGLTMRAIASRLGMSSTGIYQHFDSKASILREVRFHGVRMLLEVLQAAMHHDDVATRVREMSLAYLRFAGANRWLYGLLFDEPELDWHTMTPEDVARARGPIDAARATFVEGARQGSLRDDVDPQEAALTVWASLHGAASLLLSGRLSSTHPIFPVTDLDRFSEMFVAGLMRSIEPQR from the coding sequence GTGAGATTGCCGGCCAAGGCGGGTCTTCACGACGAGATCATCCGCGTCAGTATCGAGATCGGCGGAGAGTCCGGCGAAGACGGGTTGACCATGCGAGCGATTGCCAGTCGCCTCGGCATGAGTTCGACCGGCATCTACCAGCACTTCGACAGCAAGGCGTCGATTCTCCGCGAGGTGCGGTTCCACGGTGTCCGCATGTTGTTGGAGGTGCTGCAGGCGGCGATGCACCACGACGACGTCGCGACGCGGGTGCGCGAGATGTCGCTGGCGTACCTGCGGTTCGCGGGTGCGAACCGGTGGTTGTACGGTCTGTTGTTCGACGAGCCCGAGCTCGACTGGCACACGATGACGCCCGAGGACGTCGCGCGAGCGCGCGGCCCCATCGACGCCGCGCGTGCGACCTTCGTCGAGGGCGCACGGCAGGGCAGCCTGCGCGACGACGTCGACCCGCAGGAGGCTGCGCTGACGGTGTGGGCCTCGCTGCATGGCGCCGCGTCGCTGTTGTTGAGCGGCCGCCTGAGCTCGACGCATCCGATCTTCCCGGTGACCGATCTCGATCGCTTCAGCGAGATGTTCGTCGCCGGACTCATGCGCTCCATCGAGCCGCAGCGGTAG